In a single window of the Solea senegalensis isolate Sse05_10M linkage group LG1, IFAPA_SoseM_1, whole genome shotgun sequence genome:
- the LOC122770519 gene encoding beta-2-microglobulin-like: MAVTYCKAFDVGETVSGSQQSSFISLYIPLLLPSDPPKVQVYSEKPGKYGDDNMLICHVSDFHPPDISIQLLKNGQVIPNAEQTDLAFNGNWHFHLTQNVAFKPQEGEMYLCRITHNSKMTDFAWESNM, from the exons atggcagTGACATATTGTAAGGCATTCGATGTTGGTGAGACTGTGTCTGGTTCTCAGCAGTCTAGCTTTATATCCCTTTATATTCCTCTTTTGCTGCCTTCAGATCCTCCCAAAGTCCAGGTGTACAGCGAAAAACCAGGAAAGTACGGGGATGACAACATGCTCATCTGCCACGTGAGCGACTTCCACCCCCCTGACATCAGCATCCAGCTTCTGAAGAACGGACAAGTGATCCCCAATGCCGAGCAGACCGACCTGGCCTTCAACGGGAACTGGCACTTCCATCTGACACAGAACGTGGCCTTCAAACCACAGGAGGGAGAGATGTACCTCTGTCGCATCACTCACAACTCCAAAATGACCGATTTTGCCTGGG agtcAAACATGTAA
- the LOC122770525 gene encoding beta-2-microglobulin-like, whose protein sequence is MRGFICVVLLALIGASLAKISSPTVQVYSHKKEEDGKPNTLICHVTNFYPPVITIELLKNGKPMAMVKEKDLAFEENWYYHLTKFANFTPEKGAKYTCSVTHNEKTIEHIWESDL, encoded by the exons ATGAGAGGATTTATCTGCGTTGTTCTTCTGGCTCTAATCGGCGCTTCACTGGCGAAAATCT CTTCACCCACAGTTCAGGTGTATAGCCATAAGAAAGAAGAGGATGGCAAGCCCAACACCTTGATCTGTCACGTGACCAATTTCTACCCACCAGTGATCACCATCGAGCTGTTGAAGAATGGCAAGCCAATGGCCATGGTTAAAGAGAAAGACCTGGCATTTGAGGAAAACTGGTATTACCACCTGACCAAATTTGCGAACTTCACCCCGGAAAAAGGCGCAAAATACACTTGCAGCGTAACCCACAACGAGAAAACGATCGAGCACATTTGGG AATCAGATCTTTAA